The following are from one region of the Stenotrophomonas lactitubi genome:
- a CDS encoding LysR substrate-binding domain-containing protein, which yields MDSISALLAFVRTAEAGSIVGAARVLGLSASAVGKRIARLEQDLGTRLFHRTTRRMHLTDEGDLLLQRCRRALDELSEAQADLAQRQLAPRGLLRIGLPTIGYRFLLPVLPGFQQRYPQVQLELDFNDRLVDVVSEGLDAVIRSGELADSSLMSRRLGSFHFVLCAAPVYLRTHGWPQSLPELRTLQAVRFRFPTTGMLQPWSLPGVDGDAGAALTTAMTCNNMEALLAAAIGAMGVAWMPDFLAAEALADGRLQQVLPMMEPQRGQFSLLWPGNRHPSARLRVFIDYMADHLFARPC from the coding sequence ATGGATTCCATTTCCGCACTACTGGCTTTCGTCCGCACCGCCGAGGCCGGCAGCATTGTCGGCGCCGCGCGCGTACTGGGCCTGTCCGCTTCGGCGGTGGGCAAGCGGATCGCCCGCCTGGAACAGGACCTGGGTACGCGACTGTTCCACCGCACCACGCGCCGCATGCACCTCACCGACGAAGGCGACCTGCTGCTGCAGCGCTGCCGCCGTGCATTGGATGAACTGTCCGAGGCCCAGGCCGACCTTGCGCAGCGTCAACTCGCTCCCCGCGGGCTGCTGCGGATTGGCCTGCCCACCATCGGCTACCGTTTTCTGCTGCCGGTGCTGCCCGGCTTCCAGCAGCGCTACCCGCAGGTGCAGTTGGAACTTGATTTCAATGACCGCCTGGTCGATGTCGTCAGCGAAGGACTGGATGCAGTGATACGCAGCGGTGAACTGGCCGACTCCAGCCTGATGTCGCGGCGCCTCGGCAGCTTCCACTTCGTGCTGTGCGCAGCGCCGGTCTACCTGCGAACACACGGCTGGCCACAGTCGCTGCCGGAACTGCGTACGCTGCAGGCGGTGCGTTTCCGCTTCCCGACCACCGGCATGCTGCAACCCTGGAGCCTGCCCGGCGTCGATGGCGACGCCGGCGCCGCTCTGACTACAGCAATGACCTGCAACAACATGGAAGCGCTGCTGGCCGCTGCAATCGGCGCCATGGGCGTCGCCTGGATGCCCGACTTCCTGGCGGCCGAAGCACTGGCCGATGGCCGGTTGCAGCAGGTGTTGCCGATGATGGAGCCGCAGCGCGGGCAATTCTCACTGCTCTGGCCCGGCAATCGTCATCCCAGCGCGCGCCTGCGGGTGTTCATCGATTACATGGCCGACCATCTGTTCGCCCGTCCTTGTTGA